The following coding sequences are from one Carassius auratus strain Wakin chromosome 15, ASM336829v1, whole genome shotgun sequence window:
- the glod4 gene encoding glyoxalase domain-containing protein 4 yields the protein MALRRALHFVFKVGDRTKTATFYRDVLGMKILRHEEFEEGCKATCNGPYDGKWSKTMVGFGPEDDHFVAELTYNYGVGEYCLGNDFLGLTLQSSQAVSNAKRLNWPLKQVEESLYMTEAPGGYRFYLIDKELPNCDPVQKVSLAVSDLQRSVHYWSALLGMKVIEKNEDKKIALMGFSDNQCKLELQDIGGAVDHGTAFGRIAFACPRDQLPDIEALMKKEKQKILTPLVRLDTPGKATVEVVILADPDGHEICFVGDEAFRQLSAVDPKGNDLLDEAMAADKSDEWFAKHNKQKASA from the exons ATGGCACTAAGAAGAGCactgcattttgtttttaaagtaggAGACAGGACCAAAACAGCCACTTTTTACAGGGATGTCTTAGGGATGAAG ATTCTGCGTCATGAAGAATTTGAGGAGGGCTGCAAAGCAACCTGCAATGG TCCATATGATGGAAAATGGAGTAAAACCATGGTGGGCTTTGGACCAGAAGATGACCACTTTGTTGCAGAGTTGACCTATAATTATGGAGTGGGGGAATATTGCCTTGGCAATGACTTCCTG GGTCTCACTCTGCAGTCCAGTCAGGCTGTGAGCAATGCAAAGAGGTTAAACTGGCCTCTAAAACAAGTCGAAGAGTCTCTCTACATGACTGAAGCTCCGGGAGGATACCGCTTTTACCTTATAGACAAGGAACTGCCCAACTGTG ATCCTGTCCAGAAAGTCTCTCTGGCAGTGTCTGATCTGCAGCGTTCGGTTCATTATTGGTCTGCTCTGCTGGGAATGAAGGTTATTGAGAAAAACGAGGACAAAAAGATTGCCTTAATGGGATTCTCAGATAATCAG TGTAAGCTGGAGTTACAGGACATTGGAGGCGCTGTGGATCATGGGACTGCTTTCGGAAGGATCGCATTCGCTTGCCCTCGGGATCAG TTACCAGACATCGAAGCGctgatgaaaaaagaaaagcagaaaaTCCTAACCCCTCTCGTGAGGCTGGACACACCTGGAAAAGCCACGGTGGAAGTCGTCATTCTTGCAGATCCC GATGGCCATGAGATCTGCTTTGTGGGTGATGAGGCATTCAGGCAGCTTTCTGCTGTGGATCCAAAGGGGAATGATTTACTGGATGAG GCCATGGCTGCAGATAAGAGTGACGAGTGGTTCGCCAAACACAACAAGCAGAAGGCTTCAGCATAA
- the mrm3a gene encoding rRNA methyltransferase 3A, mitochondrial isoform X1, with the protein MAALMYNVSRGFVIFRERSLLLRGHNIHRILVDSRRCVRALRRRPVAVLYPDGERERLIKSNEAGDKMNHQKDKQRERVSEKAGRQQWRGHVSECAEESPRMKQTRFEKAPAGDNTLARVASVARSRVFRDKEGKVLLEGRRLICDALCAGASPQMLFFSSVQRLQELPLDRLQQAKLIKVRYEDMKTWSDLVTPQGVIAIFSKPDASRLVFPKDTRLQSVPLFLLCDNIRDAGNLGTILRCAAAAGCERVLLTKGCVDAWEPKVLRAAMGAHFRLPVFPNLDWDEISKHLPKDVVVHIADNSVKAPVPAQAEKGSLEDYSESDSDEESDDELSLPCLKPQVYYESWAQRSTALVIGGEMHGLSLEAQRLAEETEGKRLFVPMAPGVESLNSAMAASILLFEGRRQLLQLLDKTRRRTRSKIFK; encoded by the exons ATGGCAGCGCTCATGTATAACGTGAGTCGTGGATTTGTTATTTTCAGGGAACGTAGTTTATTACTCAGAGGACATAACATCCACCGGATCTTGGTGGATTCGAGGCGATGTGTCCGAGCCCTCCGGCGGAGACCCGTGGCGGTCCTGTATCCTGATGGAGAACGAGAGAGATTAATTAAATCAAACGAAGCAGGCGATAAAATGAACCACCAGAaggacaaacagagagagagagtctcagAGAAAGCTGGCAGGCAGCAGTGGAGAGGACATGTCTCTGAATGTGCAGAAGAGTCTCCACGGATGAAGCAAACACGCTTCGAGAAGGCTCCTGCTGGAGACAACACACTCGC GAGGGTGGCCAGTGTTGCCCGGTCCAGAGTGTTTCGGGATAAGGAAGGTAAGGTTCTGCTGGAGGGGAGGCGTCTGATCTGTGACGCTCTGTGTGCTGGAGCGTCTCCTCAGATGCTCTTCTTCAGTTCAGTGCAGAGACTGCAGGAGCTTCCTCTAGATCGACTACAGCAGGCCAAGCTCATCAAGGTCAGATATGAAGACATGAAGACCTGGTCTGACCTGGTCACTCCTCAGGGGGTCATAG CTATATTCTCTAAACCGGATGCCTCCCGCCTGGTGTTTCCAAAAGACACGCGTCTTCAGTCGGTTCCTTTGTTTCTGTTATGTGACAACATACGTGACGCTGGGAACCTAGGGACTATTTTACGCTGCGCGGCAGCTGCTGGCTGTGAGCGGGTTCTCCTCACCAAAG GTTGTGTGGACGCCTGGGAGCCCAAGGTTCTTCGCGCAGCAATGGGAGCTCATTTCCGACTTCCGGTCTTTCCTAATTTAGACTGGGATGAAATTTCCAAGCACTTACCAAAAGACGTGGTTGTCCATATAGCAGATAACAGTGTAAAAGCTCCAGTTCCAGCACAAGCagaaaaaggttctttggaggaCTACAGTGAAAGTGACTCTGACGAAGAGTCCGATGATGAACTTTCACTGCCGTGTCTGAAGCCTCAGGTTTACTATGAGAGTTGGGCTCAGAGGAGCACGGCACTGGTGATTGGTGGAGAGATGCATGGACTGAGTCTGGAGGCTCAGCGATTGGCTGAGGAAACAGAGGGCAAGAGGCTCTTTGTGCCCATGGCTCCAGGAGTGGAGAGCCTGAACTCTGCAATGGCTGCTAGTATACTGCTGTTTGAAGGCAGACGGCAGCTTCTGCAGTTGTTGGACAAAACACGGCGAAGAACACGATCTAAAATCTTCAAATGA
- the mrm3a gene encoding rRNA methyltransferase 3A, mitochondrial isoform X2: MKTWSDLVTPQGVIAIFSKPDASRLVFPKDTRLQSVPLFLLCDNIRDAGNLGTILRCAAAAGCERVLLTKGCVDAWEPKVLRAAMGAHFRLPVFPNLDWDEISKHLPKDVVVHIADNSVKAPVPAQAEKGSLEDYSESDSDEESDDELSLPCLKPQVYYESWAQRSTALVIGGEMHGLSLEAQRLAEETEGKRLFVPMAPGVESLNSAMAASILLFEGRRQLLQLLDKTRRRTRSKIFK; encoded by the exons ATGAAGACCTGGTCTGACCTGGTCACTCCTCAGGGGGTCATAG CTATATTCTCTAAACCGGATGCCTCCCGCCTGGTGTTTCCAAAAGACACGCGTCTTCAGTCGGTTCCTTTGTTTCTGTTATGTGACAACATACGTGACGCTGGGAACCTAGGGACTATTTTACGCTGCGCGGCAGCTGCTGGCTGTGAGCGGGTTCTCCTCACCAAAG GTTGTGTGGACGCCTGGGAGCCCAAGGTTCTTCGCGCAGCAATGGGAGCTCATTTCCGACTTCCGGTCTTTCCTAATTTAGACTGGGATGAAATTTCCAAGCACTTACCAAAAGACGTGGTTGTCCATATAGCAGATAACAGTGTAAAAGCTCCAGTTCCAGCACAAGCagaaaaaggttctttggaggaCTACAGTGAAAGTGACTCTGACGAAGAGTCCGATGATGAACTTTCACTGCCGTGTCTGAAGCCTCAGGTTTACTATGAGAGTTGGGCTCAGAGGAGCACGGCACTGGTGATTGGTGGAGAGATGCATGGACTGAGTCTGGAGGCTCAGCGATTGGCTGAGGAAACAGAGGGCAAGAGGCTCTTTGTGCCCATGGCTCCAGGAGTGGAGAGCCTGAACTCTGCAATGGCTGCTAGTATACTGCTGTTTGAAGGCAGACGGCAGCTTCTGCAGTTGTTGGACAAAACACGGCGAAGAACACGATCTAAAATCTTCAAATGA